One genomic segment of Catalinimonas alkaloidigena includes these proteins:
- the trpD gene encoding anthranilate phosphoribosyltransferase: MKDILNKLIEYKSLDKDTAQLILTKLAQGEYNQSQMAAFLTVFLMRSITVEELEGFRDAMLELCVPLHIEEYDAIDLCGTGGDGKDTFNISTTASFVVAGAGQPVAKHGNKGVSSVSGSSDLITHFGYEFTNDSDQLKKSLAEANICFLHAPLFHPAMKNVGPVRRELGMKTFFNMLGPMVNPSFPKRQLVGVFSLELARLYAYLYQKTDKKFVILHSLDGYDEISLTGPFKMITNDQEQVLQPEDLGFSTHKAEALHGGESIEDAARIFTNILEGKGTKAQNEAVLANAAMAIHCGKLGLSLQDSIAAARESLASGKALETFNKLIATQSS, from the coding sequence ATGAAAGACATCCTCAATAAACTTATAGAATATAAATCTTTAGACAAAGATACAGCACAGCTAATCCTCACCAAGCTGGCGCAGGGAGAATACAACCAAAGCCAGATGGCTGCTTTTCTCACTGTTTTTCTGATGCGAAGCATTACGGTAGAAGAGCTGGAAGGATTTAGGGATGCGATGCTGGAGCTTTGTGTGCCCCTTCACATCGAAGAGTACGATGCGATTGACCTCTGCGGTACCGGTGGCGATGGTAAAGACACTTTCAATATTTCTACCACCGCCTCTTTTGTAGTTGCAGGGGCTGGACAGCCAGTAGCCAAACACGGTAACAAAGGTGTTTCTTCAGTAAGTGGTTCCTCAGACCTGATTACTCACTTTGGTTATGAATTTACCAATGATTCTGATCAGCTGAAAAAGAGCTTGGCAGAAGCTAACATCTGCTTTTTGCACGCGCCCCTGTTTCATCCTGCCATGAAAAATGTAGGCCCCGTACGCCGTGAACTGGGTATGAAAACCTTCTTCAACATGCTGGGACCTATGGTTAACCCTTCCTTTCCCAAAAGACAACTGGTAGGTGTGTTCAGTCTGGAACTGGCTCGCCTGTATGCGTATCTCTATCAAAAAACGGATAAAAAGTTTGTGATCCTCCACTCTCTGGATGGTTATGATGAGATTTCTCTCACCGGGCCTTTCAAAATGATTACCAATGATCAGGAGCAGGTTTTACAGCCGGAAGACCTGGGCTTTTCAACGCACAAAGCGGAGGCATTGCATGGAGGCGAATCTATAGAGGATGCGGCACGTATTTTTACAAACATTCTGGAAGGTAAAGGTACCAAAGCGCAAAATGAAGCTGTACTCGCAAATGCTGCCATGGCTATTCACTGCGGTAAACTCGGGCTCAGCCTGCAAGACAGTATTGCTGCCGCTCGTGAATCACTTGCATCCGGAAAAGCCCTGGAAACGTTTAACAAGTTGATAGCGACACAGTCTTCCTAA
- a CDS encoding four helix bundle protein produces MMGKIEQFEDLPIWKHAAALALDIYQIAEEGKLKQDFSMKDQIKSAAISISSNIAEGYEYGSNKEFVRFLRYAKGSAGELRSQLFILNHTGLLEAEKYESLKS; encoded by the coding sequence ATGATGGGGAAGATAGAGCAGTTTGAAGATTTACCTATCTGGAAGCATGCTGCTGCTTTGGCATTGGATATCTATCAAATTGCTGAAGAAGGCAAACTAAAGCAGGATTTCAGTATGAAAGATCAAATTAAGAGTGCTGCTATCTCTATTTCCAGCAATATTGCCGAAGGATATGAATATGGAAGTAATAAAGAATTTGTAAGATTTCTTCGCTACGCAAAAGGTTCAGCCGGAGAATTAAGAAGCCAGTTGTTCATTCTAAACCATACAGGACTTCTTGAAGCTGAAAAATATGAATCTTTAAAAAGTTAA
- a CDS encoding anthranilate synthase component I family protein: protein MQTKPSKHAFHLVSEHRRMLADTITPVNIYLKIRDRYDNPILLESSDYHSSDNSFSFICCSPIASFSVKNKVVRQKFPDGTSTETKTEKKQDIIEMLSQFAASFKAEDHPYKFSTNGMFGYMGYDAVQYYEDIEMDADTEKDYGIPEIHYAVYRYVIAIDHFRNELYAFHHEVSGEEASHDKLADLISLINNRNIPTYRFQRQGEESSNYSDEEFLDIIRKGQAHCFRGDVFQIVLSRRFQNQFKGDEFNVYRALRSINPSPYLFYFDYGSYKIFGSSPEAQIVIKEGEASIYPIAGTFKRTGNDAADAELAKKLIDDPKENSEHVMLVDLARNDLSRHGDEVTVETFKEVQYFSHVIHLVSKVTSKLAPETSPIQVVADTFPAGTLSGAPKHMAMQLINKYESTKRGYYGGAIGFLGFGSEHHTAQFNHAIMIRSFISQNNTLYYQAGAGVVAKSVVESELQEVNNKLAALRRALDVAEDISN, encoded by the coding sequence ATGCAGACAAAACCAAGCAAGCACGCTTTTCATCTGGTGAGTGAGCACCGCCGAATGCTCGCAGACACCATTACACCGGTCAATATTTATTTGAAAATTCGTGACCGCTATGATAACCCTATCCTGCTGGAAAGCTCGGACTATCACAGCAGCGACAATAGTTTTTCCTTTATCTGCTGTAGTCCTATCGCTTCCTTTTCAGTAAAAAATAAAGTAGTACGCCAAAAATTCCCGGATGGTACTTCTACTGAGACCAAAACCGAGAAGAAGCAGGACATTATTGAAATGCTAAGCCAGTTTGCGGCTTCTTTCAAGGCTGAAGATCATCCGTATAAATTCAGCACCAATGGCATGTTTGGTTATATGGGATATGATGCCGTTCAGTATTACGAAGATATAGAGATGGATGCCGATACTGAAAAAGATTACGGAATACCGGAGATCCACTATGCGGTATACCGCTACGTCATCGCTATTGATCATTTCCGGAATGAGCTGTATGCCTTCCATCATGAAGTATCGGGGGAGGAAGCTTCTCATGATAAGCTGGCTGATCTAATCTCTCTCATCAATAACCGCAATATCCCCACCTACCGCTTCCAGCGACAGGGAGAAGAAAGCAGCAACTACTCTGATGAGGAATTTCTGGATATTATCCGCAAAGGACAAGCGCATTGCTTTCGGGGAGATGTATTTCAGATTGTGCTTTCACGCAGATTCCAGAACCAATTTAAGGGTGACGAATTCAATGTGTACCGCGCACTGCGCTCTATTAACCCATCTCCATACCTCTTTTATTTTGACTATGGCAGCTACAAAATCTTCGGTTCTTCACCGGAAGCACAGATCGTCATCAAAGAAGGTGAAGCCAGTATCTATCCCATCGCCGGAACGTTTAAGCGTACCGGTAATGATGCAGCGGATGCTGAGTTAGCGAAAAAGCTTATTGACGACCCGAAAGAGAACTCCGAACATGTAATGCTGGTAGACCTGGCTCGTAATGACCTGAGCAGACATGGCGATGAAGTCACTGTAGAAACTTTCAAGGAGGTACAGTATTTTTCGCATGTTATCCACTTGGTATCTAAAGTTACCAGCAAGCTGGCGCCAGAGACATCTCCCATTCAGGTAGTAGCCGATACTTTTCCGGCAGGCACCTTGTCCGGAGCACCGAAACATATGGCGATGCAGTTGATCAACAAATATGAAAGCACCAAAAGAGGATATTATGGTGGAGCCATTGGCTTTTTAGGTTTTGGCAGTGAGCATCATACTGCACAGTTTAACCATGCTATCATGATCAGGTCATTCATCAGCCAGAACAATACTTTGTATTATCAGGCGGGTGCAGGTGTAGTGGCTAAGTCGGTGGTAGAAAGTGAACTGCAGGAAGTCAACAACAAACTCGCTGCCCTAAGAAGAGCGCTTGATGTCGCGGAAGATATATCAAATTAA
- a CDS encoding anthranilate synthase component II, giving the protein MKILVLDNYDSFTYNLVHILRELGYGEQMDVIRNDKISLEEVGKYDKILLSPGPGIPEEAGIMMDVIKKYAPEKSILGVCLGHQGIAEAFQARLYNMPTVLHGYADKVTLQDQDEYLFEGVPQEFNVCRYHSWAVETASVPEDLIITALDPKGEVMGLRHKSFDVHGVQFHPESILTEHGKLMIKNWLTH; this is encoded by the coding sequence ATGAAAATACTAGTTCTAGATAATTATGATTCATTCACCTATAACCTGGTGCATATCCTGCGGGAGCTGGGTTATGGCGAGCAGATGGACGTAATCCGAAATGATAAGATCAGTCTGGAGGAAGTAGGAAAGTATGATAAGATACTCCTTTCTCCCGGTCCCGGTATTCCCGAAGAAGCAGGCATTATGATGGATGTAATCAAAAAGTACGCGCCTGAAAAAAGTATCCTGGGCGTATGCCTGGGCCATCAGGGCATAGCAGAGGCTTTTCAAGCCAGACTCTACAATATGCCTACGGTACTCCATGGCTATGCCGATAAGGTTACATTACAAGACCAAGATGAATATCTCTTTGAAGGTGTGCCTCAGGAATTCAACGTATGCCGCTACCACAGCTGGGCTGTAGAGACCGCTTCTGTTCCTGAAGATTTGATCATCACAGCTCTGGATCCGAAAGGTGAAGTAATGGGTCTGCGCCATAAATCTTTTGATGTGCATGGTGTGCAGTTTCATCCAGAGTCCATACTCACGGAACACGGTAAGCTAATGATCAAAAACTGGTTAACTCATTAA
- the aat gene encoding leucyl/phenylalanyl-tRNA--protein transferase, which translates to MLYWLGNELCFPHVEEAEEWGGLALGGDLSPERLLLAYRSGIFPWYDIGQPIIWHAPDPRFVMFPKKLKVAKSMRPIFNQKKFGVTFDTDFSSVIRNCQQTRRSGQIGTWITDEMLEAYCYLHTLGYAHSVEVWQEDRLVGGLYGVSLGSIFFGESMFSKLSNASKTGFITLAWELQKRNFSLIDSQVHTPHLESMGAEEIPRKKYMNLLRQALRQHTHKGSWTDWLE; encoded by the coding sequence ATGCTTTACTGGCTTGGTAATGAACTGTGCTTCCCTCACGTAGAAGAAGCTGAAGAGTGGGGAGGCCTGGCTTTGGGAGGGGATCTATCACCCGAGAGACTACTCTTGGCTTATCGTTCGGGGATTTTCCCCTGGTATGACATAGGGCAGCCAATCATCTGGCATGCTCCTGACCCTCGCTTTGTTATGTTTCCCAAAAAACTGAAAGTGGCTAAAAGCATGAGGCCAATTTTTAACCAAAAAAAGTTTGGAGTGACATTTGACACCGATTTTTCTTCTGTGATCAGAAACTGTCAACAGACAAGACGCAGTGGTCAGATAGGTACGTGGATTACCGACGAAATGCTGGAAGCCTACTGTTATCTTCATACATTGGGGTACGCCCATTCCGTAGAAGTATGGCAGGAAGACAGACTGGTTGGCGGCTTGTATGGCGTTTCTTTAGGTAGCATATTTTTTGGAGAATCTATGTTTAGCAAGCTTAGCAATGCTTCCAAAACCGGATTTATTACCCTGGCCTGGGAGCTTCAAAAAAGAAATTTTAGCCTCATTGATAGTCAGGTACATACGCCCCACTTAGAAAGTATGGGTGCCGAAGAGATTCCTCGCAAAAAGTATATGAACTTACTCAGGCAAGCCTTGAGACAGCATACACATAAAGGTAGCTGGACAGACTGGCTTGAATAA